tGCTTTGTTTTGCAAGCTTCCCCTCCCCCTTTATTCTTGGTTTATAATGTTAAGCTCTTGATGACAAAGAAGCCAAGCCCACTTAGCTAGTTTATCAACACATCTAAAGCAAATCATAGTCATACTTTGATTTTAACCAAGCATGACAACAAGGCAACTGAATAGCTTTCCAAACTACCAGTGCAGCGACACTACCTTGCATAGGCTGGTGTTAAATCAGCACTTCATAAATTGTGCAGGCTTCTGCCCATTTAGATGATCTCTCTATGCAGAATCGGCAGTCTAACACTGGCTCTTACAAGCATTAAAAATCATCACTCTGCTAACCCAACTCACTGTTCAGATGGGTCTTCTTGAATGCAGCCTTTATTACAACCTCACTGCTGCTTTCTACACTGAAGGAATACCATGTTTTTAAGTCAGGAAttcttctttcttgctttattgtAATCAGGGGGTCCTGCAACGACCCTGATGCTGTTACAAAGCACAGTGCTTTATAACAGTAAAGCTTCTGGAAAACCCAAACAAAAGACACGTCATCCGGTGACGTCAGCCTATATACAGTTCTATGTGGTCGCAGCACATAAGCAAATCCATTCTTGTGCCGTTTCTCGGAAAAGCTTTTCAGTAAATGCACTCATGCTGCTCCAGGAGCTCTTCTCTGCAACAAGCCACCCATCTGCCATCAACAAGTTAAGACCAAGAGAACTAACGGCTGCGGAAAGGAGACTGAAGCTTTGATTAATCAGCTGAGCAGTTAGAGGTGGAGAAATTTAATAACTTATATTCAAAACTGATTTAGAGATCAGAGCAATCACAGAAAATGAAACCAATGCTTTCCAGAGGAATATCCTAAGGAAAAAACAACTCATCCTGGTGGATTCAATTTTACTTGGAaagcctgggacacagaaaacAGGAAACTGGTCAAAGGCTCCTACATGTTAGAGCCTTTTACAGACTCACTGCGTTGAGTCTAACAACCGCGACTGAATGCAGCCTCCAATGTGCTCAGAAGAATGGGTAAGTCTGTGCATTTATATGTCTTGTACATTCAATAAGGAATCACGCTTTTAAAATAAGCTACCGAATTCACATTTTATGAGGGAAATCACTGTCATATTTTGGATTTTGAGGTTTAGGTAAAAGCATGTATCGCTGATGACAGAGAcatgttttatcttctttttaaatggtTTAAGTTTTGGTCCAGTCATACCAATAAGGTTAATTTTTCTGcagtaaatgaaaaataagttatATGCAGTGAAATCTTTCGATATAATGttggttgttgctgtttttttaatAGCCCATATGTTGTGCTGAAAAATATCCTATCTTCTTGTTTTCCTTAAATTATATTCTGCAGGCTTACATTTCAAGTGGCCATTAGGGGCCCCTATGCTGGCAGCAATATATGCAATGAGTATGGTTTTAAAAATGCTGCCTGCCCTGGGTATGGCGTGTCCACCCAAATGCCGCTGCGAGAAGCTGCTCTTCTACTGCGACTCTCAGGGCTTCCACTCAGTGCCAAACGCCACAGACAAGGGCTCTCTGGGCCTGTCCCTGAGGCACAATCACATCACAGAGCTCGAAAGAGATCAATTTGCCAGCTTCAGTCAACTTACTTGGCTCCACTTAGATCACAATCAAATTTCAACAGTAAAAGAAGATGCTTTTCAAGGACTATATAAACTTAAGGAATTAATCTTAAGTTccaacaaaatattttacttgCCAAACACAACTTTTACCCAACTGATTAACCTGCAAAATTTGGACCTGTCTTTTAATCAGCTGTCATCTCTGCACCCAGAGCTCTTCTATGGCCTTCGGAAGCTGCAGACCTTGCATTTACGTTCCAACTCCCTGCGGACTATCCCAGTACGCCTGTTCTGGGACTGTCGTAGTCTGGAGTTTCTGGATTTGAGCACAAACCGTTTGCGAAGTTTGGCTCGCAATGGATTTGCAGGATTAATTAAACTGAGAGAGCTTCACCTAGAGCACAACCAGCTGACGAAGATTAATTTTGCTCATTTCCTACGGCTAAGCAGTCTGCACACGCTCTTCTTACAATGGAACAAAATCAGCAACTTGACATGTGGGATGGAGTGGACCTGGGGCACTTTAGAAAAGCTAGACCTGACTGGAAATGAAATCAAAGCCATTGACTTGACAGTGTTTGAAACGATGCCTAATCTTAAAATACTCCTCATGGATAACAACAAGTTAAACAGCCTTGATTCCAAGATCTTAAACTCCCTGAGATCCCTCACAACCGTTGGCCTCTCTGGCAATCTGTGGGAATGCAGCGCCCGAATATGTGCTCTGGCCTCCTGGCTGGGCAGTTTCCAAGGTCGGTGGGAGCACTCCATCCTATGCCACAGTCCTGACCACACCCAAGGAGAGGATATTCTAGATGCAGTCCACGGATTTCAGCTCTGCTGGAATTTGTCAACCACTGTCACTGTCATGGCTACAACTTATAGAGATCCAACCACTGAATATACAAAAAGAATAAGCTCATCAAGTTACCATGTGGGAGACAAAGAAATCCCAACTACTGCAGGCATAGCAGTTACTACCGAGGAACACTTTCCTGAACCAGACAATGCCATCTTCACTCAGCGGGTAATTACGGGAACAAtggctttattgttttctttcttttttattatttttatagtgttCATCTCCAGGAAGTGCTGCCCTCCCACTTTAAGAAGAATTAGGCAGTGCTCAATGGTTCAGAACCACAGGCAGCTCCGATCCCAAACACGACTCCATATGTCAAACATGTCAGACCAAGGACCGTATAATGAATATGAACCCACCCATGAAGGACCCTTCATCATCATTAATGGTTATGGACAGTGCAAGTGTCAGCAGCTGCCATACAAAGAATGTGAAGTATAATATCTACCCGTCATCAAAAATCACATCAGATAAGTAACCTATTTTACATAGTAGAGGCTAAATACATATCTAATTTTTACCAATGGTGACATTAAGCCTAATTTTCCAAACTAAGTGGAGACTTAGTTTTTGAAGTGttgaagtatttttaattttttaaatgaaaccatATTTTAAGTGTTAAATGAATCAATGCTCACATTAATTTGCACTCCTGTTGGAAAGTCTAAAATGCTTACTTCAAAATAAGAAATGTATGTAATTATATACAATCGTGTGTAAACCTTTACACTAAGGTCTCcatatgctattttttttctactgaaaaCAATTTAGAAAGAAGCTATTGGGCAGAAACAGATATAGATCAATACCTGTTTGATCACTGCTCTCCATCCCATGTACCACAACTATCTTGCTGCTTAAAAGGAGACTTAGTAAAGTTCTCTTGTATGATAATTTGGTATTTACTCAaatcttcaatttcttgccaGTGTGGGAAGTAGAATTTCATGTATGCTGAAGACTGGTAAATATTAAACATTCTTCTTCCAGAGTTTCTGCCTGGGTTAGTAGGTATTATCAAAGTCCATATCATGAAATCAGAACCCTTTAATGTAATTCTAATAAGCTGAGTGACTCTTTAATATATTTACACAATGAATCCAAGTGACTGTGAAAAGGTCTCATTACAATGAAATCAATCCTAAATAATTACACCGACTTCTTACACATTTCTCGTTTGACTTATAATGGACATGATTTTTGTGGCATTTAGACAATTGTTTTAAACTAGTATTAAATTGTCATTGTACTAATTAATGTACTAAATCCTATGTTTACATTAATATGTgaaaaaagatttagaaaatattttggagataaACAAGACAAAATGAGTCAATTTAACAATCCTGACATGCTCCCTCCAATTTaaaagcgcacacacacacacacacacacacactcgtgctctctctctctctctcaactatCATGATCAAAGATGCCTTGACAAAGGGgtttaaacctctttcttctgctttttcctgATCTTCAAACCTCAAAGAGCCAAGTTAAAAATAATTGGCTAGCAACAGGCATAACACTGATTCTTATTGTATTACAAAGGAACCATGAAAAAAAACACtttctattatataataaattttgatCTTTCAATAAAGATACGCATTCATGCTGTAAGTGTAGTTCAGTGTAGGTGAAGAAAACAGCATCACTGAGATGAATCTTATGGTAGAACAACTCGACATGCCTATGCAGCCACACAGTGGTAACTTGAAGGCAGCACGGAGGTGAGGGATTAAAAGGAAAGGCAGATTTTGAAATCCGACTCTCAGGTTAGCTGGAGTTTACAAGGCAGCCAAGAATGATTATACACAATCTGCACCAAATAGGGAAAGGACCTGCTGCTGAAAAGGGAAGAGGGGTAGATTCTCCAATGTAAACATAAACATTCCATAATTAACAAGTGATAAGGATGCCACATTTTTCATGCAGAAAAGAACCACAGGTATTCAGTTTCTTGTATTATGATTTCTAAAGAAAATCTATTACATATTTGGAATTTAGATGCAAGCTACTCATTCACACAGAATTTTTCCATAAACATCGTTCCATATATTGAAAAAACTGTAAAATTATAGCACTAACTTGATTTTAGAAAATGAGCATTTTTTACAACTGCCCTTTACTGTATgtagaaaaaaagacataaaacctTAGAGAAAGCCACTACcatttttaaagttatctttTCCCCAACATCAACATGAACATGATATCCTTCATTCAGGGCATATTTTCTTCCCAGGATCAAACTGAAAACATGTTAAGGCTATAGTTTAACCAGTAAGATTTAatcacaatttttcttctttaatactAAGAGATGGGTACCTTAGTACCCGTCACCTAACATCTCTCGGTAAAAAGCAGACAAGATCACAAATTACAGTAAAAATGTGCTCTCTTTTTTAAGGTGGGCAGATTAGTTTGTCAAAGTCTCAGACCAGTTCAATTCAGTTATCTCGAGCGGTGAGTATTTCGTCTCTTGTTAAACCAGACCCTGGGCTTGTCTGGGCAGAGAAAGAAGCTGATTTAACAGCATAGAGCACAGTGCCCTACTTCCCCACAGACAGGCTGAATTAGAAGCCCCTATTACAAATAAGAACACCATGGGCTAAAATTTACCAACCCATTTATCAGGACGACCACTGCCATTTGTCAGGTGACAGACAGCTTGGTCACAACACAACTGTGTCCTGAGCACACAAGATTCCATCAGCCCTGAAGGACAGCAGAGGAGTATTTTCCATCATTTCAAACCACAACCAAAATTAAGATTCAAACTGTGGGATGGATAAGAAATCCCCTTCTTTGGCTGGGAATCTCCACCTTAATCCTTAAAGGACCATAACTGGAAAATCCTTAGTGTACGGACAAAAGCAAATTGGAATAGCAAGCCATTTACTAATTCAGAGGAACAGCATAGCCAAGGCTAGCAAGGCATACTTTctagttgaaaaaaatcaaaatattttgccttccatttttctGGGTAATGTCCTTTAAGAAAAGTGAATGACAGTAGTACCAAAAAggtattt
The Symphalangus syndactylus isolate Jambi chromosome 7, NHGRI_mSymSyn1-v2.1_pri, whole genome shotgun sequence genome window above contains:
- the LRRTM2 gene encoding leucine-rich repeat transmembrane neuronal protein 2, producing the protein MGLHFKWPLGAPMLAAIYAMSMVLKMLPALGMACPPKCRCEKLLFYCDSQGFHSVPNATDKGSLGLSLRHNHITELERDQFASFSQLTWLHLDHNQISTVKEDAFQGLYKLKELILSSNKIFYLPNTTFTQLINLQNLDLSFNQLSSLHPELFYGLRKLQTLHLRSNSLRTIPVRLFWDCRSLEFLDLSTNRLRSLARNGFAGLIKLRELHLEHNQLTKINFAHFLRLSSLHTLFLQWNKISNLTCGMEWTWGTLEKLDLTGNEIKAIDLTVFETMPNLKILLMDNNKLNSLDSKILNSLRSLTTVGLSGNLWECSARICALASWLGSFQGRWEHSILCHSPDHTQGEDILDAVHGFQLCWNLSTTVTVMATTYRDPTTEYTKRISSSSYHVGDKEIPTTAGIAVTTEEHFPEPDNAIFTQRVITGTMALLFSFFFIIFIVFISRKCCPPTLRRIRQCSMVQNHRQLRSQTRLHMSNMSDQGPYNEYEPTHEGPFIIINGYGQCKCQQLPYKECEV